A single Cyprinus carpio isolate SPL01 chromosome A6, ASM1834038v1, whole genome shotgun sequence DNA region contains:
- the LOC109091744 gene encoding potassium voltage-gated channel subfamily A member 3-like: MDDHYNLIDSPSASHRGTNADNHGYAETEKDIMTVVACDNMLEETAALPSHLSLDRYEPDHECCERVVINISGLRFETQLKTFNQFPDTLLGDPKKRMRYFDPLRNEYFFDRNRPSFDAILYYYQSGGRIRRPVNVPIDIFSEEIRFYQLGEEAMEKFREDEGFIKEEERPLPNHEFQRQVWLLFEYPESSGPARGIAIVSVLVILISIVIFCLETLPEFRDDKDPTTVSPVVNGTGPFASSPFTDPFFVIETLCIIWFSFELLVRFFACPSKATFSKNIMNIIDIVAIIPYFITLGTELAERQGNGQQAMSLAILRVIRLVRVFRIFKLSRHSKGLQILGQTLKASMRELGLLIFFLFIGVILFSSAVYFAEADDPTSSFSSIPDAFWWAVVTMTTVGYGDMHPVTIGGKIVGSLCAIAGVLTIALPVPVIVSNFNYFYHRETDGEEHAQYLHVGSCQHLNSTEDLKRTQSTSSLSKSEYMVIEEGINSAFKQPNYSNQNNQNCVNIKKIFTDV; the protein is encoded by the coding sequence ATGGATGACCACTACAATCTCATTGATTCCCCCTCAGCCAGTCACAGAGGGACCAACGCCGACAACCACGGTTACGCGGAGACGGAGAAGGACATCATGACAGTTGTCGCGTGCGATAATATGCTGGAGGAAACCGCGGCGCTCCCCAGTCACCTGTCGCTGGATCGATACGAGCCGGACCACGAGTGCTGCGAGCGAGTGGTCATCAACATCTCGGGACTGCGCTTCGAGACCCAGCTGAAAACTTTCAACCAGTTCCCAGACACGTTGCTCGGGGACCCGAAGAAAAGGATGCGCTACTTTGACCCGCTCAGAAACGAGTATTTCTTTGACAGGAACCGACCGAGCTTCGATGCCATCCTGTACTACTATCAATCCGGGGGGCGCATTCGGAGACCCGTGAACGTTCCCATTGACATCTTCTCGGAGGAAATTCGCTTTTATCAACTTGGCGAAGAAGCCATGGAGAAATTTCGCGAGGATGAGGGCTTTATCAAAGAGGAAGAACGACCGTTGCCAAACCACGAATTTCAGAGACAGGTTTGGCTTTTGTTTGAGTACCCAGAGAGCTCTGGTCCTGCCAGAGGCATTGCTATTGTGTctgttttggtcattttgattTCCATTGTTATTTTCTGTTTGGAAACCCTGCCTGAGTTTAGGGACGACAAGGACCCAACTACCGTCTCTCCTGTTGTAAATGGCACTGGCCCTTTTGCATCCAGCCCATTCACAGACCCTTTCTTTGTGATCGAGACCCTTTGCATCATCTGGTTCTCTTTTGAACTGCTCGTGCGATTCTTCGCATGCCCCAGCAAGGCTACTTTTTCCAAAAACATCATGAATATCATTGATATTGTGGCTATTATTCCTTACTTTATCACTCTGGGGACTGAGCTGGCAGAGAGGCAAGGCAATGGCCAGCAAGCCATGTCACTCGCCATCCTCCGTGTGATCCGTCTGGTGAGGGTCTTTCGCATCTTCAAGCTCTCGCGCCACTCCAAAGGCCTCCAGATTCTCGGCCAGACCCTAAAAGCCAGCATGCGGGAGCTGGGACTCCTCATCTTCTTCCTCTTCATTGGGgtcatcttgttttccagtgccgTCTACTTCGCCGAGGCTGATGACCCTACCTCGAGTTTCAGCAGCATCCCTGATGCTTTTTGGTGGGCTGTGGTTACCATGACTACAGTCGGCTATGGAGACATGCATCCAGTAACCATTGGAGGAAAAATTGTGGGTTCTTTGTGCGCCATCGCTGGCGTATTGACCATTGCGCTGCCCGTACCTGTCATTGTGTCCAATTTCAATTACTTTTATCACCGGGAGACTGACGGGGAAGAGCACGCACAATACCTCCACGTTGGCAGCTGTCAGCATCTCAACTCCACAGAAGATCTGAAACGGACACAGAGCACATCCTCCCTCAGTAAATCGGAATATATGGTCATAGAGGAAGGAATAAATAGTGCTTTCAAACAGCCAAACTATTCCAACCAGAACAATCAAAACTGCGtgaatattaaaaagattttcaCAGACGTGTAA